In Desulfuromonadaceae bacterium, a single genomic region encodes these proteins:
- a CDS encoding radical SAM protein, with translation MFYFDYDEPLFRPPSEAQSLIFQITLGCSQNHCTFCGMYKSKQFRMRPVAAIAAEIERIPFAHRAPIRRVFLADGDALVYPQAGLSEILDLLANNFPHLNRIGAYASPNSLTTKSVAELEALRSKKLRILYFGLESGDDPTLLAIKKGFTAATMLDLCHTVRSAGIKLSVTAILGLAGEQRSSEHAAATAAWVTELSPEYFSLLTLFQRHNDDFIRSIQQLTRGGILEETLRIVHGLAPEKTILRSNHVSNFLNLAGSYPKDRARLITDVEGAIAEARRRPQWYNAVPDYQESFY, from the coding sequence ATGTTCTACTTCGATTACGATGAACCGCTATTTCGCCCCCCGAGTGAGGCACAGAGCCTTATCTTCCAGATCACTCTCGGCTGCTCGCAGAACCACTGCACCTTCTGTGGCATGTACAAGTCCAAGCAGTTCCGCATGCGCCCGGTTGCGGCAATCGCCGCCGAAATTGAGCGCATCCCGTTCGCTCACCGTGCGCCTATCCGGCGGGTCTTTCTGGCCGATGGCGATGCACTGGTCTATCCGCAGGCGGGGTTGTCTGAGATCCTCGACCTGCTTGCCAACAACTTCCCCCATCTCAACCGGATCGGGGCCTACGCCTCGCCGAACAGCCTGACCACCAAAAGTGTCGCCGAACTGGAGGCGTTGCGTAGCAAAAAACTCCGCATCCTCTATTTCGGTCTGGAAAGCGGTGATGACCCGACTCTGCTGGCGATCAAAAAGGGGTTTACCGCCGCCACCATGCTTGACCTCTGCCACACGGTGAGGAGCGCCGGGATCAAACTGTCAGTCACTGCAATCCTCGGTCTGGCCGGTGAGCAGCGCAGCAGCGAACATGCTGCTGCAACTGCCGCCTGGGTAACAGAGCTGTCGCCAGAATACTTTTCGTTGCTCACCCTTTTTCAGCGTCACAACGATGACTTTATCCGCTCAATCCAGCAACTCACGCGAGGGGGCATTCTGGAGGAAACATTGCGGATCGTCCACGGATTGGCTCCGGAAAAAACGATCCTGCGCTCAAACCACGTCTCCAATTTTCTCAACCTCGCCGGAAGTTACCCCAAAGATCGTGCGCGTCTGATTACCGATGTCGAAGGGGCCATCGCAGAGGCGCGACGGCGACCGCAGTGGTACAACGCCGTCCCCGATTATCAGGAGTCATTTTATTAA
- a CDS encoding cold-shock protein produces MAEGTVKWFNESKGFGFIEQDNGPDVFVHYSGIGGDGFRTLNEGERVNFDVTEGPKGPQASNVIKG; encoded by the coding sequence ATGGCGGAAGGTACAGTGAAGTGGTTCAACGAGTCGAAGGGGTTTGGTTTCATCGAGCAAGATAACGGTCCGGATGTCTTTGTGCATTATTCGGGGATCGGCGGCGATGGCTTTCGCACTTTGAACGAGGGCGAGCGCGTCAATTTTGACGTGACCGAGGGTCCCAAAGGCCCGCAGGCATCGAATGTTATCAAAGGATAA
- a CDS encoding rhomboid family intramembrane serine protease produces MLLPVGDMPNPRSVPVVNILLIIINVAVFLFITLPLSVTPPDASNPFLYEYLQLVGAYTPQAVSAALQNLSAYDLHVLQYGFRPAEPTATALLSSLFLHGGWMHLVGNMLFLWIFGDNIEYRLGHLGYLCAYLFAGVAATLFYALFVLDSPVPLIGASGAISGVLGAYFFWFPRNQVKVFVFLFPLIMTTVLVPARVVLGFYLLIDNLLPFVWNGGAGSGVAHGAHIGGFMAGLGLAWVIDHRHGDNHPYRTASLAEQSPPTENPLKADREEISRQIKQGNLRWAAGLYFSLNSRAERGAIDAPDVLAIGDYFLQQGNIDHALSVFRRFIAERPTAQGIDRAYLGAGKALSYKPRCSTAAYQYFLNALDCASDEALAAEARKRLKIIEELRGRSQQDRPRK; encoded by the coding sequence GTGCTTCTACCTGTCGGCGACATGCCTAATCCACGCAGTGTTCCGGTTGTCAACATCCTGCTCATTATCATCAATGTTGCGGTTTTTCTGTTCATCACCCTCCCCCTTTCGGTAACGCCTCCGGACGCCAGCAACCCCTTCCTTTATGAATATCTGCAACTGGTCGGGGCCTACACACCCCAGGCGGTCAGCGCGGCATTGCAAAATCTGAGTGCTTACGACCTGCATGTCCTGCAATACGGTTTCCGTCCGGCTGAACCGACAGCCACGGCATTGCTGAGTTCACTCTTTCTGCACGGGGGGTGGATGCACCTGGTTGGCAACATGCTCTTTCTGTGGATTTTCGGCGATAATATCGAGTATCGTCTGGGACACCTCGGTTACCTTTGCGCCTACCTGTTCGCCGGCGTGGCGGCGACCCTGTTTTACGCCCTGTTCGTCCTCGATTCCCCGGTCCCGCTGATCGGAGCATCAGGCGCGATTTCCGGAGTGCTTGGCGCATATTTTTTCTGGTTTCCGCGCAACCAGGTAAAAGTATTCGTCTTTCTCTTCCCGTTGATCATGACCACCGTGCTGGTTCCGGCACGCGTCGTCCTCGGATTTTATCTCCTCATCGACAATCTGCTCCCCTTTGTATGGAATGGTGGCGCCGGCAGCGGAGTTGCTCACGGTGCGCACATCGGCGGCTTTATGGCCGGACTCGGTCTGGCGTGGGTGATCGATCATCGTCACGGCGACAATCATCCTTACCGGACAGCATCGCTGGCGGAGCAATCACCCCCCACTGAAAACCCGCTTAAAGCCGACCGCGAGGAAATTTCCCGGCAGATCAAACAGGGCAATCTGCGCTGGGCGGCGGGACTTTACTTCTCGCTCAACTCACGTGCCGAACGTGGCGCGATCGACGCGCCGGATGTCCTGGCGATCGGTGATTATTTTCTGCAGCAAGGGAACATCGACCACGCACTGTCGGTATTTCGCCGCTTTATTGCCGAACGACCAACTGCACAGGGGATCGATCGAGCCTACCTGGGAGCGGGGAAGGCATTAAGCTATAAACCACGCTGCAGCACCGCAGCCTACCAGTATTTCCTCAACGCCCTCGATTGCGCCAGCGATGAAGCCCTCGCCGCAGAGGCTCGAAAACGGCTGAAAATTATCGAAGAACTGCGGGGCCGCTCGCAACAGGATAGACCGCGCAAATAA